A genomic window from Chloroflexota bacterium includes:
- a CDS encoding glycosyltransferase — MPAVSVILPCYNAEKTLEETLDSLSRQTLADFEVIAVDDGSEDATGRMLKTRAGVDRRFRVWTQPHAGVIAAANAAIAACRAPYIARIDADDLAHPQRLEKQAAYLEQHPDVAVVSSLVRGFPTEDVREGFRIYIEWLNALVSDADIRREIFVESPLPNPSVMLRADWLRQMGGYHERGWPEDYDLYLRLYLAGARFAKIPEILLDWREHPQRITRTDSRYSLENFLRAKAHYLMRGPLIGRDAVIIWGAGMMGRRLSKHLMRTEGAPVEVFVDIDPRKIGNTRRGKPIVAADDLLAWWRRYQNPVVLAAVGARHARSIVRERLTNFGLREAVDWWAVA; from the coding sequence ATGCCTGCTGTCTCTGTGATCTTGCCCTGCTATAACGCTGAAAAAACGCTCGAAGAAACGCTGGATTCCCTGTCCCGGCAGACATTAGCCGATTTTGAAGTTATCGCCGTGGATGATGGCTCGGAGGATGCAACCGGGCGGATGCTCAAGACCCGGGCCGGGGTGGATCGGCGTTTTCGAGTGTGGACTCAGCCCCACGCGGGGGTGATCGCTGCGGCCAACGCGGCAATAGCAGCCTGCCGCGCGCCCTATATTGCCCGCATCGACGCCGACGACCTCGCACACCCTCAACGGCTCGAAAAACAGGCCGCGTATCTCGAACAGCATCCCGACGTTGCCGTAGTCAGCAGCCTGGTGCGTGGCTTTCCGACCGAAGATGTACGCGAAGGTTTTCGCATTTATATCGAGTGGCTTAACGCCCTGGTCAGCGATGCCGACATTCGGCGGGAAATATTCGTCGAAAGCCCACTGCCTAATCCCAGTGTGATGTTGCGCGCCGACTGGCTGCGGCAGATGGGCGGTTATCACGAGCGCGGCTGGCCTGAAGATTACGACCTGTATCTGCGCCTGTATCTGGCCGGGGCGCGTTTTGCTAAAATCCCTGAGATATTATTGGATTGGCGCGAGCACCCCCAGCGCATTACCCGCACCGACAGCCGTTACTCGCTTGAAAATTTTCTGCGCGCCAAAGCTCATTACCTGATGCGCGGGCCGCTGATAGGGCGCGACGCGGTCATCATCTGGGGGGCAGGCATGATGGGCCGCCGCCTGAGCAAGCATCTGATGCGCACTGAAGGCGCTCCTGTTGAAGTCTTTGTGGATATTGACCCCAGAAAAATTGGCAATACGCGCCGCGGCAAACCGATTGTTGCGGCAGATGATTTGTTGGCCTGGTGGAGGCGCTATCAGAACCCGGTGGTTTTAGCCGCGGTCGGCGCTCGCCATGCCCGCAGCATCGTGCGAGAACGCCTGACCAATTTTGGCCTGCGCGAGGCTGTCGATTGGTGGGCGGTAGCCTGA
- a CDS encoding mechanosensitive ion channel codes for MDSISLTLQNMLVNFLEMLPNLVAALVIFIVSLYLAGLLTKIIARAFERRNTERELSLLIVKIARWAVIIIGTVIALEQIGFDLSAFLAGLGILGFTIGFALQDVSKNFISGILLLIQQPFNIGDIIQVGDFIGSVADVDLRATEIYTFDGQNVLIPNGDVFTSPIKNYSRFPKRRVDISVGVAYGSDLDRVRGATLEAIANIQGVLPDPAPMVIFNNFGDSSIDLTAYFWIDLKHADYLKTIDAGIVNINAAFAAKGIEIPFPVRTVYMAQ; via the coding sequence ATGGACTCAATTTCGTTGACGCTTCAAAATATGTTGGTCAATTTTTTGGAAATGCTGCCCAATTTAGTGGCCGCATTGGTTATTTTTATCGTCAGTTTATATCTGGCGGGCTTGCTCACAAAAATTATTGCGCGCGCATTTGAACGCCGCAATACCGAACGCGAATTGAGCTTGCTGATTGTGAAGATCGCGCGCTGGGCGGTGATCATTATCGGCACTGTGATTGCGCTGGAACAGATTGGCTTTGATCTTTCGGCCTTTTTGGCAGGTTTGGGCATTCTTGGCTTTACGATCGGATTTGCTTTGCAGGATGTCAGCAAGAATTTTATTTCGGGCATCTTATTGTTGATCCAGCAGCCTTTTAATATTGGCGATATTATTCAAGTGGGCGATTTTATTGGCTCAGTAGCCGATGTGGATTTACGCGCCACGGAGATTTACACCTTTGACGGGCAAAATGTACTCATCCCAAATGGGGATGTATTTACCAGCCCGATTAAGAATTACTCGCGCTTCCCCAAACGTCGGGTGGATATTAGCGTGGGCGTGGCCTACGGCAGCGATCTCGACCGGGTGAGGGGTGCAACCCTCGAGGCAATTGCTAACATCCAGGGCGTGCTGCCCGATCCGGCCCCGATGGTGATTTTCAATAATTTCGGCGATTCTTCGATTGATCTCACAGCGTATTTCTGGATTGATTTGAAACATGCCGATTATTTAAAAACCATCGACGCGGGGATTGTGAATATCAACGCTGCTTTCGCCGCCAAGGGTATTGAAATTCCCTTCCCGGTGCGCACGGTGTATATGGCGCAGTAG
- a CDS encoding exonuclease SbcCD subunit D, with product MKLLHFADAHIDMATYGRRDPESGLPLRVMDFLRSLDEIVDAAIAENVDLVIFAGDAYKDRAPAPTYQREWGKRIVRLSQAKIPTLLLVGNHDLSPALGRAHALSEFATLKVPHVHVLDKPCFLTPDDLEGLPVQVLALPWISRSGMMAHLDMRGQTPAEIYAALEERLGDQVKYWLDEQVDPQLPTILTAHASVQGAKYGGERTVMLGSDLVLPGSLVRDPRLDYVALGHIHKPQNINEGQHPPVIYPGSIERVDFGEAGDDKFYIIANVEKNTTEVEWRQLKSIRPFVDCAISLETPENINEQLRAALPPAEQLDGAIVRLVMTYPREWEAMIDEATLREYTAGAFEFHLIKRPQQENRVRLPDDQNFGALTALELLEIYWQARHTEDSDTQELQTLAAEILQGDELAKTE from the coding sequence ATGAAACTGCTCCATTTTGCCGACGCGCATATTGATATGGCGACCTACGGGCGCCGCGACCCTGAAAGCGGGCTGCCTCTGCGAGTGATGGATTTTCTACGCTCGTTGGATGAGATCGTGGACGCGGCGATTGCCGAAAACGTTGATCTGGTGATTTTCGCCGGAGATGCCTATAAAGACCGCGCTCCGGCTCCTACGTATCAGCGCGAGTGGGGCAAACGCATTGTGCGCCTTTCGCAGGCCAAAATCCCAACCCTGTTACTGGTTGGCAACCACGATCTTTCACCCGCTCTGGGGCGCGCCCACGCCCTGAGCGAGTTTGCTACCCTGAAAGTGCCGCATGTGCATGTGCTCGACAAACCCTGTTTTCTTACCCCGGACGATTTGGAAGGTCTGCCTGTGCAGGTTTTAGCTTTGCCCTGGATTTCGCGCTCGGGCATGATGGCTCATTTGGATATGCGCGGCCAGACTCCAGCAGAAATCTACGCAGCGTTGGAGGAGCGTCTCGGCGATCAAGTGAAATACTGGCTCGATGAGCAGGTTGACCCTCAATTGCCTACTATTTTGACGGCGCACGCCTCGGTGCAGGGGGCTAAATATGGCGGCGAACGCACGGTGATGCTGGGCAGCGATCTGGTGCTGCCAGGCTCGTTGGTGCGCGACCCGCGCCTGGACTACGTGGCGCTGGGGCATATCCACAAACCGCAGAATATCAACGAAGGCCAGCATCCTCCGGTGATTTATCCCGGTTCGATTGAGCGCGTCGATTTTGGTGAGGCTGGCGATGATAAATTCTATATTATCGCCAATGTAGAGAAAAACACCACCGAGGTTGAATGGCGGCAACTGAAAAGCATTCGTCCCTTTGTGGATTGCGCCATCAGCCTGGAAACCCCCGAGAATATCAACGAGCAGCTACGCGCCGCGCTGCCGCCCGCTGAGCAGCTCGATGGGGCGATTGTGCGCCTGGTGATGACCTACCCCCGTGAGTGGGAGGCCATGATCGACGAAGCTACATTACGCGAATACACTGCTGGAGCCTTTGAGTTTCATCTGATCAAGCGCCCACAGCAAGAAAATCGTGTGCGCCTGCCCGACGACCAAAATTTTGGCGCATTGACTGCGCTGGAATTGCTCGAAATCTACTGGCAAGCGCGTCATACCGAGGATAGCGATACCCAGGAACTTCAAACCCTGGCCGCAGAAATACTGCAAGGGGATGAATTAGCCAAAACAGAATGA
- a CDS encoding tetratricopeptide repeat protein has translation MNKQRLFIALVVIPGFIVLAALLYNYPPINERLAWRIDSWKAQVKYALNPPEEALFIPEGGGDTGLPPSATPSPTLVPASPTPSPVGPTETPLPSLTPTTTSTPIPESVVLDGIIHQVQSWNNCGPANLSMALSYWKWNGDQRDTAAYLKPNSRDKNVSPYEMVAYVNEETEFNALWRVGGDVEMLTRLIAAGFPVLIEKGFEGTGFEGWMGHYEVINGYNDTEQYFVLQDSFISKNLRFSYEDVLRRWQHFNYVYLVIYYPAREAEVMELLGQHADTTYNYQAAAAKASDEIFTLEGRARAFAWYNYGTNLVYLDDYTGAAQAYDEYFALTKTLNPEEVNVPWRNLWYQTGPYWAYFYTQRYYDVLTLATTTIDTASEPAIEESWYWRALAREALGDIDGAIADLQEAVKLNENFGVGWYQLERIQGGG, from the coding sequence ATGAATAAACAGCGACTTTTCATTGCCCTGGTTGTGATCCCGGGGTTTATTGTTTTGGCGGCTTTATTGTATAACTATCCGCCGATTAATGAGCGTTTGGCCTGGCGCATCGATTCATGGAAGGCACAGGTCAAATATGCCCTCAATCCGCCCGAGGAGGCTTTGTTTATCCCGGAGGGAGGCGGGGATACAGGATTACCCCCCTCGGCAACGCCCAGCCCCACTTTGGTTCCGGCCAGCCCGACCCCCAGCCCGGTTGGCCCCACCGAGACGCCTTTGCCCTCGCTCACGCCAACGACCACATCTACCCCGATCCCCGAATCCGTTGTTCTGGATGGCATTATCCACCAGGTTCAAAGCTGGAATAACTGCGGCCCGGCCAATCTCTCGATGGCGCTTTCGTATTGGAAGTGGAACGGCGACCAGCGCGATACAGCGGCCTATCTGAAGCCGAATTCGCGCGACAAAAATGTCAGCCCCTACGAGATGGTTGCCTATGTCAACGAAGAAACCGAGTTCAATGCCCTGTGGCGCGTGGGCGGCGATGTAGAAATGCTGACACGCCTGATTGCGGCGGGTTTTCCCGTGTTGATCGAGAAAGGCTTCGAAGGCACCGGTTTTGAGGGCTGGATGGGGCATTACGAAGTTATCAACGGGTACAACGATACCGAGCAGTATTTTGTTTTGCAAGATTCGTTTATCAGTAAGAACCTGCGTTTTTCGTATGAAGATGTGCTGCGACGTTGGCAGCATTTCAATTATGTCTATCTTGTTATATATTATCCGGCGCGTGAAGCCGAGGTGATGGAATTACTCGGCCAACATGCGGATACAACCTACAATTATCAGGCTGCGGCCGCCAAAGCCTCCGATGAGATTTTTACGCTGGAAGGCCGCGCCAGGGCGTTTGCCTGGTATAACTACGGCACCAATCTGGTCTATCTCGATGATTATACCGGGGCAGCTCAAGCCTATGATGAGTATTTTGCGCTCACCAAAACGCTCAATCCGGAAGAAGTTAACGTACCCTGGCGCAATCTGTGGTATCAAACCGGGCCGTATTGGGCATATTTTTATACGCAGCGCTATTATGATGTGCTCACCCTGGCAACCACAACGATAGACACGGCCAGCGAACCGGCCATTGAAGAAAGCTGGTATTGGCGCGCCTTGGCGCGCGAAGCCCTGGGCGATATTGATGGCGCCATCGCCGATTTGCAGGAAGCCGTCAAGCTCAACGAGAATTTTGGTGTGGGCTGGTATCAGTTGGAACGCATTCAGGGCGGGGGATAG
- a CDS encoding FAD-dependent oxidoreductase has protein sequence MHSPQYAVAVVGAGPAGLYAAQKLASAGAQVVIFNRDIKPGGLAEYGIYYNKYRMKRGLRKQFANILQNEQISYFGNIRVGEDGDLSLDDLRALGFQAILVTVGAQGTKWLGLPGEDLQGVYHAKDLVYHYNKLPPYSMQEFKIGKRVALIGVGNVMMDIAHWVVRDKHVDEVIAVARRGPAEVKFTKKEMQNIGHNLDLAALDDELARVNERMLAVGQNPAEAQAFILSGLKKALEPVSETRFRFEFLSSPAQIIGDEYGQVTGLEIDDTALALRDGKTKAQIVGTCRVLDVDTVVFCIGDKVDESFGLPIQWNSFVKNNHPRFPVDELSFEVYDPENEQPIEGVFVAGWSREASSGLVGYARKDGEMGAEAVWQYLQTLAPGGDVLGSVEQKLAMLPHAVVNKAQIEQLTAIEQARIETENLEDFKFDNNAEMLAILAAEALAA, from the coding sequence ATGCACTCACCGCAATATGCTGTGGCCGTAGTTGGCGCTGGACCCGCGGGGTTATATGCTGCTCAAAAATTAGCTTCGGCAGGTGCACAAGTAGTTATTTTTAATCGAGATATCAAACCCGGCGGACTGGCTGAATACGGTATTTATTACAACAAATATCGCATGAAACGTGGCCTGCGAAAACAATTTGCCAACATCCTGCAAAATGAGCAAATCAGTTATTTTGGCAATATCCGCGTCGGCGAAGATGGCGATCTCAGCCTCGATGATCTGCGTGCGCTCGGATTTCAGGCCATATTGGTCACAGTGGGCGCACAAGGCACAAAATGGCTCGGGCTGCCCGGCGAAGATTTGCAAGGGGTCTACCATGCCAAAGACCTGGTGTACCATTACAACAAACTACCACCCTACAGTATGCAAGAGTTCAAGATTGGCAAACGCGTTGCGCTGATCGGGGTGGGTAATGTGATGATGGATATCGCCCACTGGGTGGTTCGCGACAAGCATGTTGATGAGGTGATCGCCGTAGCGCGGCGCGGGCCTGCAGAGGTAAAATTCACCAAAAAAGAGATGCAGAATATCGGCCATAATCTGGACCTTGCCGCGCTGGACGATGAGTTGGCGCGTGTAAACGAACGGATGCTTGCCGTCGGGCAGAATCCCGCTGAAGCGCAAGCGTTCATCCTCTCAGGGCTGAAAAAAGCCCTCGAGCCGGTCTCCGAAACGCGTTTCCGTTTTGAGTTCCTCTCATCCCCGGCGCAGATTATTGGCGATGAGTACGGCCAGGTAACCGGGCTAGAAATTGACGATACCGCGCTGGCGCTCCGCGATGGCAAGACCAAAGCGCAAATCGTGGGCACCTGCCGCGTGCTCGATGTAGATACCGTAGTATTCTGCATTGGCGACAAAGTAGATGAAAGCTTTGGGTTGCCTATCCAATGGAATTCTTTTGTCAAAAACAACCATCCGCGTTTCCCCGTAGATGAGCTCTCTTTTGAGGTGTATGATCCCGAAAATGAGCAGCCTATCGAAGGGGTGTTTGTGGCTGGATGGTCGCGCGAGGCCAGCAGCGGGTTGGTGGGATACGCCCGCAAAGATGGCGAAATGGGGGCTGAGGCCGTTTGGCAGTATTTGCAAACCCTCGCGCCTGGCGGGGATGTGTTGGGCAGCGTTGAACAAAAACTCGCCATGCTACCTCACGCAGTAGTAAATAAAGCCCAAATCGAGCAACTGACCGCCATCGAACAAGCCCGTATCGAAACCGAAAATCTGGAAGATTTTAAATTTGACAATAACGCTGAAATGCTGGCTATACTGGCGGCTGAAGCTCTCGCCGCCTGA